Proteins co-encoded in one Christiangramia fulva genomic window:
- a CDS encoding glucoamylase family protein, which produces MLKKSIFSLAILSLLMSSCKDGKKDADNSKADNSEVNDSIQISDEALLDTVQKQTLKYFWDYAEPNSGMARERFHPDGNYPNNDSNIVTTGGTGFGLMGIIAGVDRGFIDRDSAIARFNKIADFLEKTPRYHGAWPHWINGETAKTRSFGSENSKDNGGDIVETSFLAEGLLVVREYFKNGNEKEQNLAKRYDELWQGIEWDWYTNGKNGIFWHWSPDYKFEKNFKLEGYNEGLITYVLAASSPNHAIDPEVYHQGWARGGNITTDTTAYGIPLILKHNTQGNKGGPLFWSHYSYMGLNPHGLSDKYANYWDLNVNHANINYKYTQENPKNFDTYSDESWGLTASYTKNKDGSIGYAAHSPDDDRGVVSPTAAVSSIPYTPEKSMRAIRYFYTDLHDLLWGPAGFYDAYSLENGEKWVAPWYLAIDQGPQIVMIENYKTGLIWDLFMGAPEVQKGLKKLGFEYEK; this is translated from the coding sequence ATGCTCAAAAAATCAATTTTTTCTCTTGCTATTTTAAGTTTGCTCATGTCTTCCTGCAAAGACGGGAAAAAAGATGCTGATAATTCCAAAGCTGATAATAGTGAAGTAAATGATTCTATACAAATCTCTGATGAGGCTTTGCTGGACACGGTTCAAAAGCAAACCCTTAAATATTTCTGGGATTATGCTGAACCTAACAGCGGGATGGCCAGGGAACGATTTCATCCCGATGGAAATTATCCTAATAACGACTCAAATATTGTTACCACGGGTGGAACCGGCTTTGGACTTATGGGAATCATAGCGGGCGTTGATCGTGGTTTTATAGACAGGGACTCAGCAATTGCAAGGTTCAATAAGATAGCCGATTTTCTCGAAAAAACGCCAAGGTACCATGGAGCATGGCCTCACTGGATCAACGGAGAGACAGCGAAGACGCGGTCATTTGGTTCAGAAAACTCTAAGGATAATGGCGGGGATATTGTTGAAACTTCCTTTCTTGCCGAAGGCCTTTTAGTCGTAAGGGAGTATTTTAAAAATGGCAATGAAAAAGAACAAAACCTGGCAAAAAGATATGATGAACTTTGGCAGGGAATCGAATGGGATTGGTACACCAATGGTAAAAACGGTATTTTCTGGCACTGGTCTCCCGATTATAAATTCGAGAAGAATTTTAAATTGGAAGGCTATAATGAGGGTCTTATTACCTATGTGCTGGCGGCATCTTCCCCAAATCATGCCATTGATCCTGAAGTATATCATCAAGGCTGGGCAAGAGGCGGTAACATTACCACCGATACGACCGCTTATGGTATTCCGCTAATTCTGAAACACAATACCCAAGGTAATAAAGGCGGTCCTCTTTTCTGGTCACATTATTCATATATGGGACTTAATCCCCATGGACTTTCTGATAAATATGCCAATTACTGGGACCTGAATGTGAATCATGCTAATATCAACTATAAATATACTCAAGAGAATCCGAAGAATTTTGATACCTATTCTGATGAATCCTGGGGCTTAACGGCCAGCTACACAAAAAATAAAGATGGTAGCATAGGTTATGCCGCACATTCGCCAGATGATGATCGGGGTGTGGTTTCACCTACCGCTGCCGTAAGTTCCATTCCGTATACCCCCGAAAAATCGATGCGCGCCATCCGGTATTTCTATACCGATCTTCATGATCTTCTTTGGGGGCCTGCCGGATTTTATGATGCCTATAGCCTTGAAAATGGCGAAAAATGGGTTGCTCCCTGGTACCTGGCGATCGACCAGGGTCCTCAAATAGTGATGATTGAAAATTACAAAACCGGGTTGATCTGGGATCTCTTTATGGGAGCTCCTGAAGTTCAAAAAGGACTTAAAAAATTAGGTTTTGAATATGAAAAGTAG
- a CDS encoding prolyl oligopeptidase family serine peptidase: protein MKSRLKILLVMMVGVFLMAPLSSIAQEKTDEFKAKKFIRGKDTLNYRILYPENFSEDKNYPLVLFLHGAGERGDDNKAQLVHGSELFLKEENRQKYPAIVIFPQCPKDDYLANVEVDRSEFPLKFDFHFEEGPTKAMSMVMKLMDSVAEKSFIDKDRIYLGGLSMGGMGTFELLARKPETFAAAIAICGAADTETAEKYRKNLPIGIFHGLQDNVVSPNYSKQMTAAINENEGNASLRLYKGANHNSWDRAFAQCDLLDWLFSYSLNEEKFENEK from the coding sequence ATGAAAAGTAGGTTAAAGATTCTACTGGTTATGATGGTTGGAGTTTTTTTAATGGCTCCGTTATCATCTATTGCGCAGGAAAAAACAGATGAGTTTAAGGCCAAAAAATTTATCCGGGGAAAAGATACGCTGAACTACAGAATTCTTTATCCTGAAAATTTTTCGGAAGATAAAAATTACCCCCTGGTCTTATTTTTACACGGTGCGGGAGAAAGGGGAGATGATAATAAAGCTCAATTAGTTCATGGCTCAGAACTTTTTCTGAAAGAGGAGAACCGGCAGAAATATCCTGCAATTGTGATTTTCCCCCAATGCCCAAAAGATGATTACTTGGCGAATGTCGAGGTAGACAGAAGTGAATTTCCTTTAAAATTTGACTTTCATTTTGAGGAGGGACCTACAAAGGCAATGAGCATGGTGATGAAGCTGATGGATTCGGTTGCTGAAAAAAGCTTTATCGATAAAGACAGGATTTACCTTGGCGGTCTCTCCATGGGCGGGATGGGAACCTTTGAATTACTGGCCCGAAAACCAGAAACCTTCGCCGCCGCTATTGCTATTTGCGGTGCCGCCGATACCGAAACCGCTGAAAAATATCGAAAAAATCTCCCCATTGGCATCTTCCATGGCTTACAGGATAATGTGGTTTCTCCTAATTATTCTAAGCAAATGACCGCAGCCATCAATGAAAATGAAGGAAACGCGAGTTTACGATTGTACAAAGGAGCCAATCACAACAGCTGGGACAGGGCTTTTGCTCAATGTGATCTTTTAGACTGGTTGTTTTCTTATAGCTTAAATGAAGAAAAATTTGAAAATGAGAAGTAA
- a CDS encoding discoidin domain-containing protein has translation MRSKRIPYFCLFLFILWGNLSFGQQKTYCNPVNIDYGYTPIPNFSTQGRHRATADPVIVNYHNKYFLFSTNQWGYWWSDDMYHWNFIPRKFLLPYHDVYDELCAPAAFVMKDELYLIGSTHGKTFPIWKSDNPTEDDWEIAVDSLKVGAWDPAFLYDEEKEKLFLYWGSSNEYPILGTEINPQTLQSEGYVKPLVNLHPEDHGWERFGEYNDNTFLQPFIEGAWMTKHNDKYYLQYSAPGTEFSGYADGVYVSDKPLSGFKYQKHNPFSYKPGGFARGAGHGATYRDNFGKWWHVSTVVLGNKNNFERRIGIWPAGFDEDDVLYCNTAYGDYPTYLPQENASHLKGMFTGWMLLNYNKPVKVSSTLGGYHANNAVNEDLKTYWSAETGKKGEWFQTDLGELSTVQAIQVNYADQDAEFLGKSMGVYHQYKIYSSEDGKNWKVLVDKSKNKTDVPHDYIELKDPVKTRFLKIENIKMPTGKFALSGFRVFGRGSGKAPNPVEDFVVLRASPEKYGERRSSWLKWKMNDNADGYMIYFGKSKDKLYGSIMVYGKNDYFFTGMDRTDAYYFQIEAFNNNGISERSEIIKSE, from the coding sequence ATGAGAAGTAAAAGAATTCCATATTTCTGCCTTTTTCTTTTTATCCTGTGGGGTAACTTATCTTTTGGTCAGCAAAAAACTTATTGCAACCCTGTAAATATAGATTACGGCTATACTCCAATTCCGAATTTTTCAACCCAGGGGCGACATCGGGCAACTGCCGATCCTGTTATTGTAAATTATCATAATAAATATTTCCTGTTTTCTACGAATCAGTGGGGCTACTGGTGGAGTGACGATATGTATCATTGGAATTTTATTCCGCGGAAATTTTTGCTGCCCTACCACGACGTTTATGATGAACTTTGTGCGCCTGCTGCTTTTGTGATGAAAGATGAACTTTACCTGATTGGTTCTACCCACGGAAAAACCTTTCCTATCTGGAAAAGCGATAATCCTACCGAAGATGACTGGGAAATCGCGGTTGACTCCCTGAAAGTTGGTGCCTGGGATCCTGCCTTTTTATACGATGAAGAAAAGGAAAAACTCTTTCTTTACTGGGGTTCAAGCAATGAATATCCCATTCTCGGCACCGAGATCAATCCCCAAACCTTACAATCTGAAGGTTATGTGAAACCTTTGGTGAATTTACATCCTGAAGATCACGGCTGGGAACGTTTTGGCGAATATAACGACAATACATTTTTGCAGCCCTTCATCGAAGGAGCCTGGATGACCAAGCATAATGATAAGTATTACCTTCAATACAGTGCGCCTGGCACCGAATTTAGCGGCTATGCCGATGGTGTGTATGTAAGCGATAAACCTCTAAGTGGTTTTAAATATCAAAAGCACAATCCTTTTTCCTATAAACCGGGAGGCTTTGCGAGAGGCGCAGGCCATGGAGCAACTTATCGCGATAATTTTGGCAAATGGTGGCATGTTTCCACTGTGGTACTGGGAAATAAGAACAATTTCGAACGACGCATCGGAATCTGGCCCGCGGGCTTTGATGAAGACGACGTGCTCTACTGCAATACGGCCTATGGCGATTATCCAACCTATCTTCCGCAGGAAAATGCCAGCCATTTAAAAGGAATGTTTACCGGCTGGATGCTGTTAAACTATAATAAGCCGGTGAAGGTTTCCTCTACTTTGGGTGGTTACCATGCCAACAACGCGGTGAATGAAGATCTCAAAACCTATTGGTCAGCCGAAACCGGAAAAAAAGGGGAGTGGTTCCAAACCGATTTGGGCGAGCTTTCCACCGTGCAGGCCATTCAGGTGAATTATGCCGATCAGGACGCGGAATTCCTTGGAAAATCAATGGGTGTCTATCACCAGTATAAGATTTATTCTTCTGAAGATGGTAAGAACTGGAAAGTACTGGTTGATAAGAGCAAGAATAAAACCGATGTGCCGCATGACTATATCGAACTGAAGGATCCTGTAAAGACTCGTTTTCTTAAAATTGAAAATATCAAAATGCCCACCGGGAAGTTTGCTCTGAGCGGTTTTCGGGTCTTCGGAAGGGGAAGCGGCAAGGCCCCCAATCCTGTTGAAGACTTTGTTGTTTTGAGGGCGAGTCCTGAAAAATATGGCGAACGCCGAAGTTCCTGGTTAAAATGGAAAATGAACGACAATGCCGATGGCTATATGATCTATTTCGGAAAATCTAAAGACAAACTTTACGGAAGCATCATGGTGTACGGTAAAAACGATTATTTCTTTACCGGCATGGACCGCACCGATGCTTATTATTTCCAGATAGAGGCTTTTAATAATAATGGCATTTCCGAAAGATCTGAAATCATAAAATCTGAATAG